From Synoicihabitans lomoniglobus, the proteins below share one genomic window:
- a CDS encoding GxGYxYP domain-containing protein — protein sequence MSFRRLRLLPLFVLAACTALRGAPPTIAVADHAPASATLIPVSDNWRLDGDLPAHATLLSLQGLANRSTPRIYLEYPADWQWEIAGPLIGYLERRHGVAWDRLEPGDLDAALSRFSTAARGCVVWDQAVRSSLIVAFTIAGVEDLLVVNSDQLDLAARHGLEVVVDLRDQFTGQDDAEIYQWAYDRYYERCSRDFYVVLGGEYGAVMKPGIADFGVQQRAFFSDLSANPKHPAQLALLNRVLAGQNPASIVLGWHSYGKDTEGQHTTLVGNYGLKMEGLHNLPNVSFTSQIPLTPDFEFTNNHTVEPDATLVAEDKVYVAAIATDSMGIGAWTKPGRGRIPYGWQVLMNWSWMSPPALQFFYEDKTPNDYFIAGLSGPGYMYPKSIPADKFPALMSDARGLMKTLDLRIMEIMDYSEGNRHVGNTDLPKELVDRYYHEFPDVLGFINGYGTARTFDLRDGRPFLSYDYYLGVNRPTEEAAADLEELLRLNPQRPYFLLMHVRERTTIEQVATILENLSDEVEVVPLDAFLKLSASKKTYRTHFQEPTDPIDLNP from the coding sequence ATGTCCTTCCGACGCCTCCGACTCCTGCCTCTCTTCGTTCTCGCCGCGTGCACCGCTCTCCGCGGTGCGCCGCCGACCATCGCGGTCGCCGATCACGCTCCGGCCTCCGCCACGTTGATTCCGGTATCCGATAATTGGCGACTGGACGGCGACCTGCCCGCCCACGCCACCTTACTCTCGCTGCAGGGTCTCGCCAACCGCTCCACGCCCCGGATCTATCTCGAATACCCGGCCGACTGGCAGTGGGAGATTGCCGGTCCCTTGATCGGCTACCTGGAACGCCGCCACGGTGTCGCCTGGGATCGTTTGGAGCCCGGTGACCTCGACGCCGCCTTGAGCCGTTTCAGCACCGCCGCCCGGGGCTGTGTGGTGTGGGACCAGGCGGTGCGTTCCTCCCTCATCGTCGCCTTCACCATCGCCGGCGTGGAAGACCTGCTCGTGGTCAACTCCGACCAACTCGATCTCGCCGCCCGTCATGGTCTGGAAGTCGTGGTCGATCTGCGCGACCAGTTCACAGGTCAAGATGACGCCGAAATCTACCAATGGGCCTACGATCGCTACTACGAACGCTGCTCCCGTGATTTCTACGTCGTGCTCGGCGGCGAATACGGCGCCGTGATGAAACCCGGCATCGCCGATTTCGGTGTGCAGCAACGCGCCTTCTTTTCCGACCTGTCCGCCAATCCCAAGCACCCGGCACAACTCGCGTTGCTCAACCGCGTGCTCGCCGGCCAAAACCCGGCCAGTATTGTGCTCGGCTGGCACTCCTACGGCAAGGACACCGAGGGCCAGCATACCACGCTCGTCGGCAACTACGGACTCAAAATGGAGGGCCTGCACAACCTGCCGAACGTTTCGTTCACGTCGCAAATTCCGCTCACGCCCGATTTCGAGTTCACCAACAATCACACCGTCGAGCCCGATGCCACGCTCGTCGCCGAAGACAAGGTCTACGTCGCTGCCATCGCCACCGATTCCATGGGCATCGGTGCCTGGACCAAACCCGGCCGCGGACGCATCCCCTACGGTTGGCAGGTGCTCATGAATTGGTCCTGGATGAGCCCGCCTGCGCTCCAGTTTTTCTACGAAGACAAGACGCCCAACGACTACTTCATCGCCGGCCTCAGTGGCCCCGGCTACATGTATCCCAAGTCCATTCCGGCCGACAAATTCCCCGCGCTCATGTCCGACGCCCGCGGACTCATGAAGACGCTCGATTTGCGCATCATGGAGATCATGGACTACTCCGAAGGCAACCGCCACGTCGGCAACACGGACCTGCCCAAGGAGCTCGTCGATCGCTACTATCACGAGTTTCCCGACGTGCTCGGGTTCATCAATGGCTATGGCACGGCACGCACCTTTGATCTGCGCGATGGGCGTCCGTTTCTCAGCTACGACTACTACCTCGGCGTCAATCGCCCGACCGAAGAAGCCGCCGCTGATCTCGAAGAACTCCTGCGGCTGAATCCGCAGCGTCCCTACTTCCTGCTCATGCACGTGCGCGAGCGCACCACCATCGAACAGGTCGCGACCATCTTGGAAAACCTGTCCGATGAGGTCGAAGTCGTGCCGCTCGACGCGTTCCTGAAACTCTCCGCCAGCAAGAAAACCTACCGCACCCATTTCCAGGAGCCGACCGATCCCATCGATCTTAACCCGTAG
- a CDS encoding heparinase II/III domain-containing protein, producing MPTTRRSFLRSSALVASLPLLGTSRASAQLPPADSVVKPNPQGGLLFDRADVPHIRANLDLPRFADLRRELTEVDLADDRHFLEHELRLTNRVIDQARARKILERSAFVYAIYAQQPHLDIARLALRRLMDYPTWDYFIEGGTDIIGFQRAPEATIATCCALDWLGDELTTEEIAEAEDNIATKGAPACYLSLYGLKYPDRVRGWGFDRARDDIAIDIDFSRWPLILNATNLKIIPTCALGMAATWLHGRHPEANKWLEMSRQSAKAFSVMYGNDGSYDEGIGYWGYTTLHLALLAEVLHRRLGIDDRALINYPGTSRYAAVMTMPTLGAPVSNPHETKAYTATPKGTIVPENDTVNFGDSGVHGVDATVTPWIGRVADDPISSHISQHLGGMRHYHGAIWYDRDAPTAPLPDEWFDVRLNNDWVISRTGWTAADTVVALRSGGPANHEHADRNSVIFKAHGERLFHDPFKASYIPTHPQWVLRLTEAHTAVLIDGQGHQYHDGSEGTNSSWASAKVRAYATGPGWMTVTSEAAPAYQLVNDTVQRVERSAVLLKPDVLILLDRVTLDDAHPAPVQVRFQVYNEDGRGEAQATATGFTIVRPHAALTASVHGLPSLSTRVDRHDLPATSGVFPFAEVESAAAARHTILTVSAARATRGPAPLTEVTATATGWTVSVTQASTTQRVAIDATPDLPSIIVS from the coding sequence ATGCCTACCACCCGCCGATCCTTCCTGCGTTCCTCCGCCTTAGTTGCGTCTTTGCCGCTGTTGGGCACTTCCCGGGCCTCTGCGCAACTCCCTCCCGCCGATTCCGTCGTCAAGCCCAACCCGCAGGGTGGCCTGCTCTTCGACCGAGCTGATGTGCCCCACATTCGCGCCAACCTCGATCTGCCGCGCTTTGCCGATTTACGCCGGGAGCTCACGGAGGTCGATCTCGCCGACGACCGCCATTTTCTGGAACACGAGTTGCGTCTCACCAATCGCGTCATCGATCAGGCGCGGGCGCGCAAGATTCTCGAGCGTTCCGCTTTCGTTTACGCGATCTACGCCCAACAACCGCACTTGGATATCGCCCGCCTGGCCCTGCGCCGGTTGATGGACTACCCCACGTGGGACTATTTCATCGAGGGCGGCACCGACATCATCGGTTTCCAACGCGCCCCCGAAGCCACCATCGCCACCTGCTGCGCGCTCGATTGGCTGGGCGATGAACTCACCACCGAGGAGATTGCCGAAGCTGAGGACAACATCGCCACCAAGGGCGCCCCCGCCTGCTACCTTTCACTCTACGGTTTGAAGTATCCCGACCGCGTGCGCGGCTGGGGCTTTGACCGCGCACGGGACGACATCGCCATCGACATCGATTTCAGCCGCTGGCCCCTCATCCTCAACGCCACCAACCTGAAAATCATTCCCACTTGCGCGCTGGGTATGGCGGCCACTTGGCTGCACGGCCGCCATCCGGAAGCCAACAAATGGCTGGAGATGTCCCGCCAGAGCGCGAAGGCGTTTTCGGTCATGTATGGGAACGATGGATCCTACGACGAAGGCATCGGCTACTGGGGCTACACCACGCTGCATCTTGCCCTGCTCGCCGAAGTCCTGCACCGCCGCCTCGGCATCGACGATCGCGCGCTCATCAACTATCCCGGCACGTCTCGCTACGCCGCCGTCATGACGATGCCCACGCTGGGCGCGCCGGTGTCGAATCCCCATGAGACCAAGGCCTACACGGCCACCCCGAAGGGCACGATCGTGCCCGAAAACGACACGGTCAATTTTGGCGACTCCGGCGTCCACGGGGTCGATGCCACCGTGACACCCTGGATCGGCCGCGTGGCCGACGACCCCATTTCCAGTCACATTTCTCAACACCTCGGCGGCATGCGGCATTATCATGGAGCGATCTGGTATGATCGCGACGCCCCCACCGCCCCGCTCCCCGACGAGTGGTTCGATGTGCGCCTGAACAACGACTGGGTCATTTCCCGCACCGGCTGGACTGCGGCCGACACGGTGGTGGCCCTGCGTTCCGGCGGTCCTGCCAACCACGAACACGCGGATCGCAACAGCGTTATTTTCAAGGCCCACGGCGAACGGCTGTTTCACGATCCGTTCAAAGCGTCCTACATTCCCACGCACCCCCAATGGGTGCTGCGTCTCACCGAGGCCCACACGGCCGTGCTCATTGATGGACAGGGACACCAGTATCACGACGGCAGCGAAGGCACGAATTCCTCGTGGGCTTCCGCCAAGGTTCGCGCCTATGCCACGGGCCCCGGATGGATGACGGTCACCAGCGAGGCCGCACCGGCGTATCAACTCGTCAACGACACCGTGCAACGCGTCGAGCGCTCTGCCGTGCTGCTCAAACCCGATGTTTTGATTCTCCTCGATCGCGTCACCCTCGACGACGCCCACCCCGCTCCCGTGCAGGTTCGTTTCCAGGTCTACAACGAAGACGGACGCGGAGAGGCACAGGCGACCGCGACCGGATTCACCATCGTGCGCCCTCATGCCGCCCTCACGGCCTCCGTGCACGGTTTGCCGTCACTCTCCACCCGCGTGGACCGGCACGATTTGCCCGCCACTTCCGGCGTGTTTCCGTTTGCCGAAGTCGAGTCTGCGGCCGCCGCCCGGCACACGATTCTCACCGTGAGCGCCGCTCGCGCCACCCGCGGCCCTGCGCCCCTGACCGAAGTCACCGCCACGGCCACCGGGTGGACCGTCTCCGTGACTCAAGCCAGCACCACTCAACGCGTAGCCATCGACGCCACGCCCGATCTCCCTTCCATCATCGTCAGCTAA
- a CDS encoding sodium:solute symporter family transporter, protein MDLPDFNTVNAFDYALIALYFGIIIFVGFYAAKRNKNTDDYFEGGGQIPWFLAGLSNWVSGFSAFMFVAAAGFTYKWGIGAALIFTSATWAYLVGFLYFAKMWRRCRLSSPLQFLTRRFSPGTTYFYSLTAVIPAIVGIGQGLYILCIFVSTALGLNDVSFTVGPLTLSGFQALTIVTGIVMVLYTAVGGLWAAVLSDAVQGIIIGVMTLIILPVSYLHLGEGAGIIAGVKRLLAEVPEGYFSLQGPAANPWFLIGYTINMMLGYNVAWHLVQRYNSVPDERGARKMALLCCGLSLVGPLMWILPVMAARVLFPDMGAIWPQFANPAEASFVSLALLLLPHGMIGFVVSAILSATLGQANDAFNWLAATITRDIVVPLRRRFTGKTLGEKAQLRVAWLTMTIVGVLGVVVAFVIPRFGGAFEFALIYFSLTASFQMPVALGMIFRRTPWWSAIASSSAALVVAIVLMVMGVFPEHDFARNMIVEAVVASVVFAASARWFRADDPKHAGLIELERDLQTPVIADENTYGGGAMQVYGLIGTVCLILGVVLALSTFLPSTPVAPARINLIAGVILLILGFGLRRLARRATAATT, encoded by the coding sequence GTGGATCTTCCCGACTTCAACACCGTCAACGCCTTCGATTACGCGCTCATCGCGCTCTACTTTGGCATCATTATTTTCGTCGGCTTCTACGCCGCGAAACGCAACAAGAACACCGACGACTACTTTGAGGGCGGCGGTCAGATTCCGTGGTTCCTGGCCGGCCTCTCCAACTGGGTCTCCGGCTTCTCCGCCTTCATGTTCGTGGCCGCCGCCGGTTTCACCTATAAATGGGGCATCGGCGCCGCGCTGATCTTTACTTCGGCCACGTGGGCCTACCTCGTCGGATTTCTCTATTTCGCCAAGATGTGGCGGCGTTGCCGTCTGTCGTCACCTTTGCAGTTTCTGACCCGTCGCTTCTCGCCCGGCACGACCTACTTCTACTCCCTCACGGCCGTCATCCCCGCCATCGTCGGCATCGGCCAGGGACTCTACATCCTGTGTATTTTTGTATCCACGGCGTTGGGACTGAACGATGTGAGCTTCACCGTCGGTCCGCTGACGCTGAGCGGCTTTCAAGCCCTCACCATTGTCACGGGCATTGTCATGGTGCTCTATACCGCCGTGGGCGGATTGTGGGCCGCCGTGCTCTCCGACGCCGTGCAGGGCATCATCATCGGCGTGATGACGCTGATCATTCTCCCGGTTTCGTATCTGCATCTCGGGGAAGGCGCTGGCATCATCGCCGGCGTGAAGCGGTTGCTCGCGGAAGTTCCCGAGGGCTACTTCTCGCTCCAGGGACCGGCGGCCAACCCGTGGTTCCTCATCGGCTACACCATCAACATGATGCTCGGCTACAATGTGGCGTGGCACTTGGTGCAGCGCTACAATAGCGTGCCCGACGAACGAGGTGCGCGGAAGATGGCGCTGCTCTGCTGCGGCCTGAGTTTGGTGGGCCCGCTGATGTGGATTCTGCCCGTCATGGCCGCCCGGGTGCTGTTCCCCGACATGGGCGCGATCTGGCCGCAGTTTGCCAATCCCGCCGAAGCGTCCTTCGTCAGCTTGGCGCTGCTGTTGTTGCCCCACGGCATGATTGGGTTCGTCGTTTCAGCGATCTTGTCCGCGACGCTGGGTCAGGCCAATGATGCGTTCAACTGGCTCGCTGCCACCATCACCCGCGATATCGTGGTGCCGTTGCGTCGTCGCTTCACCGGCAAAACGTTGGGCGAAAAAGCGCAGCTGCGCGTGGCCTGGCTGACCATGACGATCGTGGGGGTGCTGGGTGTCGTGGTCGCGTTCGTGATTCCGCGGTTCGGCGGCGCGTTTGAGTTTGCCCTCATCTATTTCTCACTCACGGCGTCATTCCAAATGCCCGTGGCGTTGGGCATGATATTCCGCCGCACCCCGTGGTGGTCCGCCATCGCCTCATCGTCCGCCGCCCTGGTGGTGGCCATCGTCCTCATGGTGATGGGCGTGTTTCCCGAGCACGATTTCGCACGTAACATGATCGTGGAGGCGGTGGTCGCTTCCGTCGTGTTCGCGGCCTCCGCCCGTTGGTTCCGCGCCGACGATCCCAAGCACGCCGGCCTGATCGAGCTCGAGCGCGATTTACAGACTCCGGTCATCGCCGATGAAAACACCTACGGCGGCGGAGCCATGCAGGTCTACGGCCTCATCGGCACGGTGTGCTTGATTCTCGGGGTGGTGCTCGCGCTGAGCACATTCCTCCCGTCAACGCCGGTCGCGCCGGCCCGCATCAACTTAATCGCCGGGGTGATTCTTCTGATCCTCGGGTTTGGTCTGCGGCGTCTGGCGCGCCGCGCCACTGCCGCCACTACTTGA
- a CDS encoding isochorismatase family protein, whose protein sequence is MSVRFRCPVSSYHQFDGPHDSAWHRPTLEFSAAHTAVVVMHAWTPPAPGTLPGWVHAVPYLTTTRHILRDVFPPLLTTVRAAGLAVYHVSGCTPPPAKEPAVPDETWNALTAYRAREVFPGAANQADVAIGLANRSLAPEAAPREGEPVVEDADALHAACRERGINHLIYIGFAINWCLLMSPAGMVDMRRRGYLCSTIAEATTAVESRESAAHNDEYRQALWRVAVEFGFVFKLKNFTAALTSLSSSPTLTPPSS, encoded by the coding sequence ATGTCCGTTCGTTTTCGATGTCCCGTTTCATCCTACCATCAATTCGATGGTCCGCATGACTCCGCGTGGCATCGGCCCACGTTGGAGTTCTCCGCGGCGCACACCGCCGTCGTGGTCATGCACGCCTGGACGCCTCCCGCCCCGGGAACCTTGCCGGGTTGGGTGCACGCCGTGCCTTACCTCACCACCACCCGTCACATTTTGCGCGACGTGTTTCCGCCGCTGTTGACCACCGTGCGCGCGGCCGGCCTGGCGGTGTATCATGTGTCCGGATGCACCCCGCCCCCGGCAAAAGAGCCCGCCGTTCCCGATGAAACCTGGAACGCCTTGACCGCCTACCGCGCCCGCGAGGTCTTTCCCGGCGCGGCCAACCAAGCCGATGTTGCCATCGGTCTGGCGAACCGTTCCCTCGCGCCGGAAGCCGCCCCACGCGAGGGCGAACCCGTTGTGGAGGACGCCGATGCTCTGCACGCCGCGTGCCGCGAACGCGGCATCAATCATCTCATCTACATCGGCTTCGCGATCAATTGGTGCCTGTTGATGTCGCCCGCCGGCATGGTCGACATGCGTCGTCGGGGTTACCTCTGCTCCACCATTGCCGAGGCCACCACCGCCGTGGAAAGCCGCGAAAGTGCCGCGCACAACGACGAATACCGTCAGGCCCTGTGGCGCGTGGCGGTGGAATTTGGTTTCGTGTTCAAATTGAAAAATTTCACTGCGGCGCTCACGTCGCTCTCCTCCTCTCCCACTTTAACCCCACCTTCATCGTGA